Below is a window of Ancylothrix sp. D3o DNA.
GAGTTAATAGAAGTAAAAAAACAATACCAAAAAAATCATTCCCCTAAAAAACTATGGTTTTTATTTATCATATTACTCATCTCAATAACTTGCCTTTGATTTTAAAATCTGGGGGATTGTTTGCTAAAAACAAATTAATACAGCAGGAAGTAAACCATCTTGATATCGCTTATGAGCGCATTCAAGATCGGAGAGCTAGAATTCCTGTTCCTTGTGGTGCCGGTGGAGTATTGCACGACTATGTGCCATTTTATTTTGCTCCTCGTTCCCCCATGCTTTACGCAATTCACAATGGTAGAGTAGCCGGTTATACTCAAGGACAAAACCCAATCATTTACCTAGTAGCACAAGCCGAAATAATAAAAAGTGAGGGTGTCCCTTTTGCTTTCACAGATGGTCATGCCGTTATACAATATAGCCAATTCTACGACGATCTATCAGCCTTAGAAGCCTCTATTGATTGGGCCATTATGAAAGATAAATATTGGGCTGATACCCCAGAAGATAACGATAGAAAGCGGAGGCGACAAGCAGAATTTTTAGTCTATCAA
It encodes the following:
- a CDS encoding DUF4433 domain-containing protein, which encodes MVFIYHITHLNNLPLILKSGGLFAKNKLIQQEVNHLDIAYERIQDRRARIPVPCGAGGVLHDYVPFYFAPRSPMLYAIHNGRVAGYTQGQNPIIYLVAQAEIIKSEGVPFAFTDGHAVIQYSQFYDDLSALEASIDWAIMKDKYWADTPEDNDRKRRRQAEFLVYQ